Proteins from a single region of Apium graveolens cultivar Ventura chromosome 7, ASM990537v1, whole genome shotgun sequence:
- the LOC141673660 gene encoding uncharacterized protein LOC141673660, producing the protein MLAKPENGETLILYLAVSEYSVSAVLVKEEASHQWPVYYVSKRLLDVETRYTNMEKLVYALILAARKLRPYFQAHRIEVRTAYPLRHILHKPESSGRMLKWAVDLGQFDLEYCPRTAIKGQALADFVLEFDEEVDDKAIVLAEPTPQESHQDEKKQELPHPWWTLHVDGAVNNNGSGAGIVLITPEGHRLMSVIHFKFYATNNDAEYEALINGLKLALEVGAVNLIVRSDSELVVNQVNGGFPARGPRTELYMRFAKCLLGKFLSARLESVPREENSNADALAKMGSQMDNVQLGQIPLGIQEIPSIPEVEMFQTQKIPQEN; encoded by the coding sequence ATGTTGGCCAAGCCAGAAAACGGAGAAACATTAATTCTGTACTTGGCGGTGTCTGAATATTCCGTCAGTGCCGTTTTGGTAAAGGAAGAAGCAAGCCACCAGTGGCctgtatactatgtaagcaaaAGGTTGTTGGACGTGGAAACCAGGTATACCAACATGGAAAAACTAGTGTACGCCCTTATTCTTGCGGCACGAAAGCTAAGACCGTATTTTCAGGCTCACCGAATAGAAGTTCGCACCGCTTATCCGCTCCGGCATATTTTACATAAACCCGAATCGTCAGGAAGAATGTTAAAATGGGCCGTAGATCTAGGGCAATTCGATTTAGAATATTGTCCTCGCACGGCAATCAAAGGACAAGCGCTGGCTGATTTCGTACTTGAGTTCGATGAAGAAGTTGATGATAAGGCCATAGTGCTGGCGGAACCAACCCCGCAAGAAAGTCATCAGGACGAAAAGAAGCAGGAACTCCCCCACCCTTGGTGGACATTACATGTGGATGGGGCCGTAAACAACAACGGGTCAGGTGCCGGGATAGTCTTGATCACTCCGGAGGGGCACCGCTTGATGAGTGTTAtccatttcaagttttatgctaccaacaatgatgctgagtatgaagcCTTGATCAACGGTCTGAAATTAGCTCTGGAGGTAGGGGCCGTTAATTTGATAGTTCGGAGTGATTCCGAATTAGTTGTGAACCAGGTCAACGGAGGATTCCCAGCCCGGGGACCGCGGACAGAGCTATATATGAGATTTGCAAAATGCCTACTGGGAAAATTTTTAAGTGCCAGACTAGAAAGTGTTCCGCGAGAAGAGAATAGTAATGCGGATGCTTTGGCCAAGATGGGATCACAGATGGATAACGTTCAACTTGGACAAATCCCTTTGGGAATCCAGGAAATTCCAAGTATCCCGGAGGTGGAGATGTTTCAAACGCAAAAAATCCCACAAGAAAACTAG